The stretch of DNA CGACCTGACCGTTCCGCGCGGCGTCCTCATTCCCTCGACACCGAAGCACGAGCGTGCAGTCAGCGGCATCATCAAAACGAGCGTAATCAACACATTCAAGATTGCAGTTCTGTATGTCGGACCCGGTCAGACGAACGAAACGGAGATTCTCGGTAACGTCGACGGCTCGCCGCTCTTCCTCGATTTCCTAGCGGGCTTGGGCCGCATCATCCGTCTTAAGGGCCAGGTAGACGTGTTCACGGGTGGCATGGACCGCGAGAACGACACGGACGGCCTATACGCTTACGCGTGGTGGGATGACCTGGCACAGATGATCTTCCATGCCCCGACGCTCATGCCCAACTTTTCCCATTTCCCCGAGTACACAAACAAGAAGCGGCTGGTGGGTAACGACTACGTCAAGATCATCTACAACGAGAGCGGTGTCGACTTTGCCTTTGATACGATCAGGACGAGCTTCAACTTTGTCAACATTGTCATCAGTCCGTATgcgacgcgcgacgccgccgacgccggctccctcctctcggcATCTACCTCAGCTCCCGCACCACAGGAATACGgcccgccgcgcgacgagtggggcggcgacagcgaggacTTCTTCAAAGTCGTCCTCCAGGTCCGGCCTGGCATCCCCGACTTTTCACCAGTTGGGGAGTACAAGCTCGTATCCCGGCGCAATTTGcccatcctcgtccgccaGATCGCGCACCAGGGCAACTCGATGGCCCTGCGCTTCCAGCATGTGCAGGGAGCGGTCGATTCCGAGTCGGCAGAGTACATCACTGACTGGCGCACGCGGTGGCGGTCGATGCAGCGACTTCGGAACATGTGAGTTGCGAGCGTGGTGCAGGGATTGAGAGGAGAAAGGACAtcgctgaccccaggctGCCCAAAGAAGCACCGCCCAAGGACTCAcaggaggccgaggagctgctcCGAGAGTACGTTCTCAGCTGCCGCAGTTGGaccaagctgacatcagttTCTCGCGCAACTTCACGCCTGTggtggtcgacgagacATAGAAGAACCCAAAATGTGGAGTAATGCCATAATGCCATGCACAGGAATGCTTGCATAGTCTACAGTGTGTGTGTTGTCAACGGGAGGTCACCAAGTGCGCTCCATATCTAGTCTGGTTGTCTATCATCCGTCTCTCTCTGCTTCCCTCCCTGCGTCCCTCCCTCCATCAGCCAACCTGGGCTCTCCACTGCTCCAACCTCACTTCCCTTCACTAAGCACTCCTCACGCCGCGGCCGCACGTGCCTCCCGGATccgcagctcgcgcagcaggTCTGCGGCCGAATCGCGTTCTGGGAGGTTTGACGCGGCGACCTTCTCAAAGTACTGCGCTGCAAgcgcccactcgccaccctcgccgctctcccactcggcgacggccaAATAGCTAGGGGCCAGCGCAGCGAGCGGGGCCTCTTCTCTGATGCCCAGGGCGAGGATCTTCTTATGGCActcgacggccttggcgggctcgccctcggtcGTATTAAGCAcagcgagcttggccaGAATGTCGGGTGTCTGCTTGTGGTCGGCGCCTAACAGAGCGCGCGTGTGCGCGCTGATAGCGTCGGGGATACGTCCGAGGTGCTCGTACACTGTCGCAAGGGCTGTCCACATCCTGCAGTCGTACGGACGCAGGGTAGTGGCCTGGTTATAGTACTCGACTGCGTAATGGGCCatgtcgagcagctcgtaTGCCTGCCCGAGGCCATACCACGCGCGGTAGTCTTTGGCGTTGACGTCGATCGCCTTGCGGTACGCTTCGATGGCCGCGTGTGtgttcttgagctcgacgaATTCGTGTCCCATCAAGGTCCACGCGGGTAGATAGTCGCGGTTGAACATGAGCGCACGCTTGAAGTACTGAATTGCGCGCGTGTGGTCCCCGCGCGACGAGTAGTAGTTCCCAATGAGGGTACACACCTCTGGTCGGTTAcggtcgatctcggcgtACTGGTGCGCCAGCTTGGCCAACTTGGTCTTCTTGTTCACAACATACAGCATGTTGCTGTATATGtcaacctcctccatgCGGAAGGGATCGACCTCCTGTACGTGGTCGAACTGGATCTCGGCTTGCGAAAAGTCTTCCGTCAGCCCGGCTAAAGCTAAACCCACCCCGCATGTGGTAGTACACCATGCCCTtctgggcgaggaggtgcacACTGCCTGGGAacgtctcgaggaggtcggtGATCATCGTCATCACCAGATCCGTGGCGGtgtggaggtcgagcatgACGTTAATAGCGAAGAAAGTACGCATCACGCCTGGTGGGAGCCgctccttgatctcgatAAACTGAGATTAACTCGCGAAAACCATTAAACAGCATACCTTGTCTGCCGAGTCAATGAGTTGAGCGAGCTGCGTCCAGGCGCTCCAGTTATACGGCCGGCCCTTGACGCTTTCCACGAAACACTCGACGGCTGCCTCGCGCTGTTCCAGCCGCAAGTGAAGCAATCCTCGCAAATAGAGGAGGTACGGGTCGGTATCGTCCTCGAGTTCGCCCAGCAGCTTGTTGAGCGGCGGGAAGAGGGCGTGCCGTTCCTGCTTCGTGTCCAGAAAGTGCCCGAGGCTCTCCTGCGCTTTCCTGTCCGCGCTGAGGTATGCAGAATAGGTGCGAAGGAAGCGAGCACGCGGTGATTGGGCGCCTTCGAgggtggcgacgacgcggtcATGCTCCTTGATGTCGTAGTAGgtcttggcgagctcgaacCTGTCTTCGTCCAggacgtcctcctccgttTCGATGTGCAGCGACACGTCACTCTCAAAACTCATCTCAGTCATTATCGACTGTCGTCCCCTCGGCAGGCCAGCCTGCTGCGCCGGAGGGGAGAAAGGAAGGTACGCGCGCATGCGCACCTCTTTTGGCAGCGCGGCCAGCAGCTCGCATGCCCTGTTGTCAGTTGTGAGGGAGGAAGTGTAACTCACCACTTGGACGCGACTAGCAGCCCAcggtccttgagctcccGAATGGTCGTGCGCAACTCGTGCGCGATCTGCGCCTTCTCATCTAGTGCCAATGGCGCCATGCTGGATGAATGTGAATGGTGGGATGGTgattgttgttgttgttgacgtTAGTTACGCGATGCCACACGCGGCGGTACCAAAATTCCCCGTCCTCGATTCGCCACCCAACGAGACGAGACCCATCCTCCTTGAACTCTTACTCGTCTCATCCAACTCCACTCCATCATCCACAAACCGCCGAGTACAGTAATCTCCCCGAGTGATTGATTCTCACCATGTCGACAGGAAAGCGTGGCAATTGGCGCGATGCGTatctcgaccgcgagcggGATCGAAGCAGGGACGGGCGCGGACAtcgcgacgaccgcgaTCGGTATGCACGCGACTACGACCGACCCCACGACGACCGGCGTGACTGGAGGCATGGCGACAAGCGCCGGCGCGACGATgctgaggagggcgagtacgTCTCTTCACCTTGGAGAGCTGACATAAGGATAACCTCCCCCCGCAGAAGTGCCAGCCCCATCCGTCCTAGTATGCGCGAGAGCACACGCCGTGCTGAAACTACATCTCCCCGTCGAGACTTCCGCTCGCCCCGTGCTGATTTTGAGCGCTACCGCGAGCCAGAGAGACACCGCAGCTTCAGTCgtgaccgcgaccgcgaccacGGCCACCGCGAACCGGAACGGCGTGCGCCGTCACCAAAGAAGGTGAGGTTGGCTGAGCCAAGGCCTGAACCCGAGCCGGAACTGCTTgcagaggatgaggaagagaaCCCCGAGAAGAAGCTTGCGGAGAAGCGCCGAAGGCGGGAGGCGATCATGGCCAAGTTCCGGGCAGGCGAGGTTGCCAAGCCACCCCTCAGTGCTGTCACCAGTGCCGCAGGGTCACCTAACTCTGCCACGCAGCCTCTTCCGTCTGGAATTGAGAGCGTCACGAGCAACGGGATTAACAGCCAGTCGGGTAAGTCGGCTAGCCTTCGTCCCGTAAAGCTGACGACTGGCGCTACCCCTCTCCTCAAGGCGCTTGGTACACGTTCGGTCACCGGCGCACCGATCAGCGTTTCTgcgcctggcgtcagcggAGCAGCCACGCCGCTTGGCTCGGAACCatccctcccctccacaCCTTTGGGGAAGGACTTTGATCTCGAGAAGCATGGTGAGAAGCACGGTGCCGAGGCTGGCGAAGGCGTCTCTGCTGCTGAGTATGACGACGCAAGAGATAAGGCGGAGCGcggtgcgcgcgtcgacccAGCCAACAAGCCACCACCAGCCGAagacgagtgggaggaggtcgagattgaggtggacgacgaggacgacgacatggacatGTTCGCGGCTTttggtgacgaggagcccgtcaagaagaagcgcaagatCAAAGTGCGCCGGCGTAAGGACGGCACAACAATCCAAGCGCCGGCTGTGcaggccgcgctcgaggtggtCGACAATGTAGACGACACCGAAGGCTACTACCGCATCACGCCGGGTGAGATCCTTGACGACGGGCGGTACCAGGTCACGGTGACGCTGGGGAAGGGCATGTTCTCGGCggtcgtcaaggccaaggtccTTAAGGCTGTGGGCGGTGAGCGCCCGGCggacgtcgtcggccgcgaggtTGCGATCAAGCTCATGCGTTCGCAAGAGAGCATGTATGTCGCTGGGCGAAAGGAGGCGCAGATCCTCAAGCTGCTCAACGACGCCGACCCGGAGGACAAGAAGCACATTGTGCGGATGGAGCGCACGTTCGAGCACAAGGGCCATTTAGCGATCGTCACCGAGAGCCTGAGCATGAACCTCCGCGACGTCATTAAGCGATTTGGCAAGGACGTGGGTCTCAACATGCGCGCGGTGCGTGCATACGCGCACCAGATGCTGCTCGCGCTGAGTCTCATGCGCAAATGCTCGATCGTCCATGCCGATATCAAGCCGGACAATGTGCTCGTGAGCGAGAACAAGGCTGTGCTCAAGGTCTGCGACCTGGGTacggccgccgaggtctCAGACGGCGAGATCACGCCCTATTTAGTGTCTCGATTCTACCGTGCTCCAGAGatcatcctcggccttccTTACGACACCGCCATCGACATCTGGGCGATCGGGTGCACGCTCTTCGAGTTGTACACGGGCAAGATCCTCTTCCCAGGCCGGAGTAACAACCACATGCTCCTCCTGCAGCAAGAAACGAAAGGCAAGCTACCCCACCGGATGATCAAGAaggcccagctcggcgcgatGCACTTTGACGAGAACAACAACTTCCTCTCGGCCGAGACGGACCGCATCACTGGCGCCGACGTTGTCAAGACGGTTGTCATCTCCAAGGCGACGCGTGACCTCCGCTCCCGCCTcatgccgagctcgagcgtaCAGGCCAAGatgggcgtcgacgagctcaagcagcTGCAGCAGTTTGTCGACCTGCTCGACAAATGTCTCATGCTCGACCCGGTACGGCGTATTTCGCCACGCGAGGCGCTGCTCCATCCCTTTGTGACGGGTCAGCATGCGCATGCGTGAGGGGCGCGTCAGCCGCATGCGAACGCGTCCAGGTGTGTGGGGTGGGTCGAAGAGGAGGCATGACTGTTAGTCATGTGATAGCTTGGAGATGTAAACATTGGTTTAATGGCACGCTCTGTACGATGGAGTTATCGACACGTCCCTGTACTaagaagaggatgagagtTGACCTCGACCCGTGAGGAACAGCATTGTGCAATAGAAGCCTTCCTACAGGCATTCTAGAGCCTTTAATCAGTTCTGCGGCCTATGAACAACAGTTGCTCCTTGCGCGCTCTCACAACCCAAGCTCTACAACTCACAACCACAGAGACAACGCCTCTATAGGCTGAACGCAACACTCCGCCGCCCACTTCGAGACTTTAGGCAAGGCCAATGCGATGTATAGCTAATGTACAATGGGCGCATATGTACATATTGGTGTCGTCCAGTTGGGCACGTGTGTACAGGTTGGAGGCGCAGTGAATCTGACGTGAGCGCGGATCCAGCTAATACGTCGTTAGTTGCTGGACTCACCAAGCGAGCGCGCTAACTGCAGACCGAGTAGGCACCGGCACTTCCTTGGCCTCTTGTTCGAGTGCTTCGAGGACCTTGGCCTGTACGACGGGGCTTGCGACGGCCTCCCTAACAGCCTGAGCGAGGGTGAAGACATGTGGATCCTCGAGCCCCATGTCACGCAAATGCGTAGCGAGGTTGATGACATAATCAGCGTTCCTCCCACTCTCTCCCTCGGCGCTGGCAATCTGTCGAACCATGCGCGGAAGAGCGTCAGGGCCGAGATAATGCTCGTTATCGGGGGCTGCAATGTAGGTGATACTCTCGATGGCTGGGCCCATGTTGTGGAGGGGGTTTGCGCagacggacgaggcgcggtGGAATGGCACTGAGATGCGGATGTagccgccgcgctcgcggtggTCGAGGTACGCCATGACCTCGTCTACGCGGTCGTGAGGGACACGGTACGCAAAGCCCCAGCACACCTCGCCGGGTTCTGGGACGAGTGTCACGACCCGTCCGAGAGATGTGGGAGTTCCGCGGTGGTCGGGCGATCCTTGCCAGAAGCGACGGGTATGGTTTGCCACGAAGGCGAGGGTGCGCTCGGCGTAGGGGAAGTCAGGGCGCCAGATTATGGAGCCGTAGCCGAAGATCCAGGTCATTGTGGGGGTTGGGATTGGGGATtgggtgatgaggaggggtgGGTTAGAGAGGAAGTGTGGGTGGCGAAGGGAGTGATGCCAAGTAGAGAGTCGAACAAGCCTAGATGGAGATGGATCTGTGCTGGGGCCGAATGTTTTATATCGACGTGTTGCGTGTCGCGGGTGGCGCAATGGCGTTACGCTGAACGCGTCGATCACAGCTCACGGGGTCACGAGGTCACGGGACGCGATTGCTGTGAATCCGAATCGGGAGGTTGTTTGTTGTTTTGGGGATgcgggaggagatgggagatgcAAGGATGCGATGCAAGAATGCGAGATGAAGATGTTGAGATGTTCAAATGTAAGAGTCAAAGTTCTCTGAGAGTGAGGGAGAAtcgttgggtggcgagtcAACGCTGATTAAGATTCAGGGCGGAGAAAGTGCGGCGCTTGGCCAGGTCCGAGGGTCCCGAAGGGTCGGAGGCTCAGAGGCTCCGAGTCTAcgtccgaggccgagaggcGATTCCGAAGGTAGTCACTCAGATCCCAAGACTGCCAGGGAGTTGAGAATGTCAACGAGCGAGTGGGTGCTTTATGTGCTTGTATGTAGGGATTGAGGTACCCAACAAGTCGAGCTGGTAGCGTGCTTGGTCGTCAACTGTGGAGCTCGTTGCGCACTGCAGATGGCGCAATCGGCCATCTCTCGTCACCTGTCACCTGCCCCGCCAAACCTGCCCCGCCACATGAACAAGTACACCTTTCTTCAATATACAAACATGCAATCCGTATGTCGCAATATACTCCCACTCCGGTGCttatcctcgtcgtccgtcTCTCCTTAGATTCATTCCCGCTCAAATGCTAGACCCACAGGTGCTCCGCAGTGGTAATCACaatcgcgcgcgcctcccaCGCGTCCGTCGCGTGCACCGGCGGCACGAGCCGAGATGATGGCAGACCAGTGCGCCGCTTAACCCACCCCGCGGCGACAAGTGCTTGGAGCACGTCCGACAACTCCATCCGGTCCAGTACCGtggcgaggcgctggcgaaGGTCGTGTTCAGTTAGGCCAGGACGCACGATTAGCTGGCCGAGCACAGCCTTCATGCAACGGTCCCACTCAAGCGGGATAACGTCGCCCCAGATGTCGACCCAGCGACGCGCAACGCACTCGACGCGTGGACACTGGTCGGGCCCGAAGAATTTGTCGCCCGGCTTGATGCGCGTCGTCCACCCGCCCCAGAACTCGCGCGCAACCACGTGCGCGTTGTCATATCCTGCCCAGAAGATACGCGGGTTGTCCTCAGCAGCCAGTGCGGCAAAGGCGCCGTCGATCTGGCTGACCGAAAGGCCcgtctcgagcttgagcccGCCGGCCGTGATTCCGTCGGCGCTGGCAGCGACGATGGCGTCCATAACGCGCTGGACATGCTCCTGAGGGCCCGGCTTCACCAACCAAGGCGTCAACGGCGGGATTTCGAGAGGCGCCGGGGGAGACGGGAACCGTACAGCGTCCATCGACCCTCCGATCCGCTTAACGCGCATGTCCCACTCGAACGAGGCGTcggctgatgtcagctcaaTCGGACATCTTCAGCTCACTCAGTGAACGCGTGTTGTATGCCAGCCGTTCCATGCCCAGAGCTggcacctcgtccgcgtTGATGTCGATATCgagctggcgtcagctggATTCAGAAAAGGAAGCTCACCTCGTGGTTCGACACCATCTGCATGAACGTGGCCAGGTCGCCCGGGTGGCCCACCAAGGGCCACGtcatctcgccctcctcgagccTGGCCTGCATGCCACGGACCTGGCTCGGCACCTCGGGCGGCACAAAGCCCTCGGCTGTGTACAGCCAGCCGTTCGCGTACCCATACATGCGACCGGGCGTCTTCATCGAGTTGATGTTCTTGTTGAGCATGCCCTCGTTGACGAGGGCTGCGATCTGGGGCTCGTATTCGTCCTTGTAGTAGTTGCTCAGCAGCTGTGACGCAGCCTGCATATTGTACACAGCGTTAGGCGTGGACACGACCATCTGCGTGAGTTAGCTCCACAACACGTTGGATAACTCACCTTTATCGCGGCGCGGATGATTGAGGTCGTGCGGTCCACGGCCGAGTCAGGCTGCTGGCATGCGCgcggctcctcctcaaccacaCTCGCGAGGCTGATGTTGTGTAActtgctctcctcgctACCAGGTATATCGAGGATCTGGTCGAACGACGTGTTTGTCGCCTTGAGGTACTCCCACTCGTAGCTCTTGATGAGCTCCTTGGAGTCGCTGGGAAGCTCGGGTGCCTTGCCTTTGCCAGGTGGTGGAGCGGAAGACACCGGTAAACGTAGTAGCGCCTTGTTGATCTTGGTGCGCACAAAGTCGACATAGAGCTTCAGGTTGAAGTGGGTGATACTGCCGGGGTTGGGGTCCGGAAGAACGTCGCTGCCTTTGAACTCGTCAAGGATGTTGGCCACGGCATCCTCGAGCCGCTGGTAGTACGCCGCCTTGCCAGGAGGCTCGAGCAgcttcttgaccttggcgcGGAGAACCTGATCACCGATCATCGGGAAGATCTCCTTCATTGCTGCACGACCGCGCTGCTGAGTGCCAcgggcgcgagcgcgaaTGACGGCTTCACAGTCAAGGatgagctcctcctcttcctttGTCCAGTGATGGCGGTATCGTCggcccttctccttctcaacCTTGGGCAAGACCATCGGCTTGTAgtccttgggcttgggcggCCGCCCGCGACTCCGGCTAGGCTTGATGTGGTTGGTGCTGGCGCGAGTGAGACCGGGGTTGCGTCGAGGTGGAAGCTGGAAGCCGTTCTTGACGCGCACAAAGGATTCCATGATCGTAACGAGCTCTTGGTCACTGGTGATTTCACCAAGACGAGTCATCGGACGGTTACGAACAATGTagtcgaggagctcctgGGTGACTTCGACGCCAACCTTGGCGGCAGCAGACTGCACACGCTGCTCATACACctggcgggcggcgcggatgCGGTTCGCAAGTTCCTCGCGAATAGCGGCCTTCTCGATGTTGCGCTCCGAGCGCGTGTAGGTAGTTGTGGCCCGCGGGGTAGCCGGCCGGATCGGCCTCTCACCTGCCGCCATCAGTCGACCCCGACGCGCCAGGTAGGTCTCAACGTCCGAAGGCGTGATAGCCAGGTCGTACGCCAGTTTAGCCACCTCTTCCTTCGTCTTGACAGTACGAACACCGCGGTTGTCGATAGTCGCGTTGAGAGCCCGGCGCTGCCCGTCAAGaagcttgagctcgtccttcCACCTCCGCTTGGACAACAGTGCAGCACTCAGATTGACGGTCATGTCGAGGACACCGGTGACGACGGGTGCAAAAGGGAATGCAGGTACGTCGATACGAGTAAGGTGTGGCGTGTTAGCCTGGTGCGCGGCGTCCTTGATCATTCCCCACAGCTTCTCAGCTtgctcctcgtcgtgtGCAGGCATGAAGCCGAGAAGAGGAAGCGAAGCGTTCGCGACGTGGTACACTGGTGCGACATCGTGGAGGATGAAGTATGGTGCGGCAGTGGCGTCAGGTGCGCGCTCGTACGTTCGAGGGTGGTCCCCAttgacctcgtccagcCGAACAGTGGCCACTCCCTCGTCACAAGGCTGTAGAGGCGTGAGGATCTGGAGGAACGACAGCATCGAGAATAACGTGCGAACGCTGTTGACCTTGGCGTTGTGCCACGACCGCCCGCTCATATTGGCGCGCTCAGCGATGTCCTGAGGTAAGTCCTTGAGTCTAATGTCGAGGTTCCCAGGCACTTGGGTCCACTGATACAACTCCTCATCCCACTTCTCGACGCGCACGATCCGGAGCCAGTCGCGTATGTGCAGCTCCTCGAACACGAGGGGCATGGCGAAAAGTCGTGGCGTCATGGACACTAAACTTGGCGCGTCCACATGGGCCGCCTCGGAGGAGAGAACCTTGAGGATGGCCTTGTGGAGCGCTTTGGTGCGGAGGTTGCGGCCGGTGAGGTAGCCGTACAAGTGTGCGCCCATTCCAGGTTCGCTGAGGAACGCCTCACGCTGAGTAAGGGGAGCCTTGCTCGGAGACTCGgtcttgtcgtcgaggtcggccgcCGAGAGGATGCTCGCGCGGCTCGGCTTCTTGTACATAGAGTACTGTAAGGCGACTCTGGACCTCGCAACTGGCTGAGGCGTCGACGGCTGCGAGCCAACAGTGTTCGCGAGCGAGTGGATGTAGGTGCTGACCGCAACCTCTGGCGTGCCGTCCGCAAACACGATCGTCTGTTTGACCCAGCGGCCGGTCGTGGTGGGCATGTTGGTGATACGCTCCTTAATGCGGCCGTCGTTAACCAAGATGCCGAGCACGCGCTTGAAGACCTTGCGGTCCATACCTGCAGGAACGACGGGAGCGAAAGGGTGGTCGGTGCCGGCCCACTTGTTGACCCAGTCCTTGTGCTCGTGATACAGTTTGTTGTCGGTCATGACGCCACCGCTGTCGATGAGACACTGGAGGAGCTCTTGTATCCTGCGCAGGGTGGCGACGTCAACACGGGTAAGGCGGCCCACTGGCTGCGGTTTCCTCTCGTGCTCATCAACCGCCACGAGGTCTGGCGTTGCTTCGATGCGGGCAGCAGGGGTAGCAatgtcgacgccggcaGGCGCAGCAGGGTTCAACGGTCCAGTCGGAGTAGCCTGGGCCTCTGTTAGTTCGGGACCCTCTCCGTCGGGAGCTGGTGTTATTGCGGCTGGAAGCTCTGCCGTTTCGGCAGCAAACGCAGCGCCTTGAGGGCCAGCAAATGCAGGCGCCGGCTCCTGGCCAGACAGTGCGTCAACGTCTATAGCATTGGGTGGTGTTGCAGCGGCAGCTCTGCTGGCCCGAGTAGAGCGTCTGGGCCCCTTGGCAGTCTCGGCCTCAACAGCCACGCTCTTATCAGCAGCATGAATGAGAGCCTTCTtgccgcggcgcggcttgggtggcgacTTCGCCTGAGGAGCGGGGACAGCTGCTTGAGAGACGGTGACGTCGATCGTAACGGCAGTGGACACTGCCGTCTGGTCCGAAGCGCTGGGTACTTCGATAGTTTCGGTCGGGCCTGTTGCTATTCCAGCGGGTTCGGAGGCCATCGCGACGTCAAGCAAGGCCCCAGCGACAGCCGCG from Cutaneotrichosporon cavernicola HIS019 DNA, chromosome: 7b encodes:
- the PRP4 gene encoding uncharacterized protein (Serine/Threonine protein kinases, catalytic domain) → MSTGKRGNWRDAYLDRERDRSRDGRGHRDDRDRYARDYDRPHDDRRDWRHGDKRRRDDAEEGESASPIRPSMRESTRRAETTSPRRDFRSPRADFERYREPERHRSFSRDRDRDHGHREPERRAPSPKKVRLAEPRPEPEPELLAEDEEENPEKKLAEKRRRREAIMAKFRAGEVAKPPLSAVTSAAGSPNSATQPLPSGIESVTSNGINSQSGKSASLRPVKLTTGATPLLKALGTRSVTGAPISVSAPGVSGAATPLGSEPSLPSTPLGKDFDLEKHGEKHGAEAGEGVSAAEYDDARDKAERGARVDPANKPPPAEDEWEEVEIEVDDEDDDMDMFAAFGDEEPVKKKRKIKVRRRKDGTTIQAPAVQAALEVVDNVDDTEGYYRITPGEILDDGRYQVTVTLGKGMFSAVVKAKVLKAVGGERPADVVGREVAIKLMRSQESMYVAGRKEAQILKLLNDADPEDKKHIVRMERTFEHKGHLAIVTESLSMNLRDVIKRFGKDVGLNMRAVRAYAHQMLLALSLMRKCSIVHADIKPDNVLVSENKAVLKVCDLGTAAEVSDGEITPYLVSRFYRAPEIILGLPYDTAIDIWAIGCTLFELYTGKILFPGRSNNHMLLLQQETKGKLPHRMIKKAQLGAMHFDENNNFLSAETDRITGADVVKTVVISKATRDLRSRLMPSSSVQAKMGVDELKQLQQFVDLLDKCLMLDPVRRISPREALLHPFVTGQHAHA
- a CDS encoding uncharacterized protein (Catalyzes the cleavage of glutathione into 5-oxo-L- proline and a Cys-Gly dipeptide. Acts specifically on glutathione, but not on other gamma-glutamyl peptides), producing the protein MTWIFGYGSIIWRPDFPYAERTLAFVANHTRRFWQGSPDHRGTPTSLGRVVTLVPEPGEVCWGFAYRVPHDRVDEVMAYLDHRERGGYIRISVPFHRASSVCANPLHNMGPAIESITYIAAPDNEHYLGPDALPRMVRQIASAEGESGRNADYVINLATHLRDMGLEDPHVFTLAQAVREAVASPVVQAKVLEALEQEAKERARLIHCASNLYTRAQLDDTNML
- the cut23 gene encoding uncharacterized protein (Anaphase promoting complex subunit 8 / Cdc23), which codes for MAPLALDEKAQIAHELRTTIRELKDRGLLVASKWACELLAALPKEVRMRAYLPFSPPAQQAGLPRGRQSIMTEMSFESDVSLHIETEEDVLDEDRFELAKTYYDIKEHDRVVATLEGAQSPRARFLRTYSAYLSADRKAQESLGHFLDTKQERHALFPPLNKLLGELEDDTDPYLLYLRGLLHLRLEQREAAVECFVESVKGRPYNWSAWTQLAQLIDSADKFIEIKERLPPGVMRTFFAINVMLDLHTATDLVMTMITDLLETFPGSVHLLAQKGMVYYHMRDFSQAEIQFDHVQEVDPFRMEEVDIYSNMLYVVNKKTKLAKLAHQYAEIDRNRPEVCTLIGNYYSSRGDHTRAIQYFKRALMFNRDYLPAWTLMGHEFVELKNTHAAIEAYRKAIDVNAKDYRAWYGLGQAYELLDMAHYAVEYYNQATTLRPYDCRMWTALATVYEHLGRIPDAISAHTRALLGADHKQTPDILAKLAVLNTTEGEPAKAVECHKKILALGIREEAPLAALAPSYLAVAEWESGEGGEWALAAQYFEKVAASNLPERDSAADLLRELRIREARAAAA